The proteins below come from a single Hemitrygon akajei chromosome 2, sHemAka1.3, whole genome shotgun sequence genomic window:
- the LOC140721340 gene encoding histone H2A-like, whose product MSGRGKTGGKGRAKAKTRSSRAGLQFPVGRIHRLLRKGHYAERVGAGAPVYLAAVLEYLTAEILELAGNAARDNKKTRIIPRHLQLAVRNDEELNKLLGGVTIAQGGVLPNIQAVLLPKKTGHASKVYT is encoded by the coding sequence ATGTCGGGTCGTGGCAAAACTGGAGGGAAGGGTCGCGCTAAAGCAAAGACTCGCTCTTCTCGGGCTGGTTTACAGTTTCCTGTGGGGCGTATCCATCGGCTGTTACGGAAAGGTCACTATGCTGAGCGGGTGGGCGCTGGTGCTCCTGTCTACCTGGCGGCAGTGCTAGAATACTTGACGGCTGAAATTCTGGAATTGGCAGGCAACGCTGCTCGGGACAATAAGAAGACCAGGATCATTCCCCGCCACCTGCAACTTGCTGTTCGCAACGACGAGGAGCTCAACAAACTGCTGGGAGGCGTTACTATCGCTCAGGGTGGCGTCCTGCCCAACATCCAGGCTGTGCTGCTGCCCAAGAAAACGGGCCACGCTAGCAAAGTTTATACTTGA